A genomic region of Plectropomus leopardus isolate mb unplaced genomic scaffold, YSFRI_Pleo_2.0 unplaced_scaffold20165, whole genome shotgun sequence contains the following coding sequences:
- the LOC121965479 gene encoding gamma-crystallin-5-like, producing HRGSYKIRLYERPDMGGQMQEVSDDCPNVQDRLRMSDINSCNVVDGHWLMYDQPNYRGRPYYLRPGEYRRYSDWGGASPRIGSLRRITDFN from the coding sequence CACCGTGGTTCCTACAAAATAAGATTGTATGAGCGTCCAGACATGGGCGGCCAAATGCAGGAGGTGAGCGACGACTGCCCCAACGTCCAGGACCGCCTGCGTATGTCTGACATTAACTCGTGCAATGTGGTCGACGGCCACTGGCTCATGTACGACCAGCCTAACTACAGGGGAAGACCCTACTACCTGAGACCCGGGGAATACCGCAGATACAGCGACTGGGGTGGCGCCAGTCCAAGGATCGGCTCACTCAGGCGAATCACCGACTTCAACTAG